The Chengkuizengella sediminis genome includes a region encoding these proteins:
- the rlmH gene encoding 23S rRNA (pseudouridine(1915)-N(3))-methyltransferase RlmH: MQIQFVTVGKLKEKYFVQGISEYMKRLQSYAKVKIIEVSDEKAPEQLSEADAIQVKEKEGKRILTQIKPDHYVFALAINGQLWSSEQLAENIEKLTTYGRSQLTFVIGGSLGLSDEVLNRADQKLSFGKMTYPHQLMRLILVEQVYRAFKINRGEPYHK; the protein is encoded by the coding sequence ATGCAAATACAATTTGTTACCGTAGGAAAATTGAAAGAAAAATATTTTGTACAAGGCATTTCTGAATACATGAAACGGTTACAGTCCTATGCAAAGGTGAAAATCATTGAAGTGTCAGATGAAAAAGCACCAGAACAATTAAGTGAAGCGGATGCTATACAAGTCAAAGAGAAAGAGGGAAAGCGTATTCTAACACAAATCAAACCAGATCACTATGTTTTTGCCTTAGCGATTAACGGACAATTGTGGTCCTCAGAGCAATTAGCTGAAAACATTGAAAAACTAACTACTTATGGTCGAAGTCAACTTACCTTTGTGATTGGGGGTTCATTGGGGTTATCTGACGAAGTATTAAATAGAGCGGATCAGAAGCTTTCCTTTGGTAAAATGACCTATCCGCATCAGTTAATGCGTTTGATTTTGGTTGAGCAGGTATATCGGGCATTTAAGATTAATAGGGGGGAACCTTATCATAAGTGA
- a CDS encoding MBL fold metallo-hydrolase, which produces MGIKFSVLASGSTGNAMVVQSNETQLLIDAGLSGKKIESLMQERGTSCADLEGILVTHEHSDHIKGLGALSRKYKLPIYANQKTWDALNKSVGKIEDDFRKVIQTQNQIDFGSLKVDSYSISHDAAEPVGYCFSEDEQKLSLVTDIGYMSQNVKDKVVDSDVIIIESNHDIEMLRMGRYPWNIKRRILGDLGHLSNEAAGEALCEIISMKTKRVYLAHLSRDHNLMDLARLTVENVLNENEISLKEHKIKLKDTYFDRATEWDDLSIS; this is translated from the coding sequence ATGGGGATTAAATTTAGTGTACTAGCAAGTGGTTCAACAGGTAATGCGATGGTTGTACAATCGAATGAAACTCAGCTACTTATTGATGCTGGATTAAGTGGTAAAAAAATAGAAAGTTTGATGCAGGAAAGAGGCACATCTTGCGCTGATTTAGAAGGAATATTAGTTACACATGAGCATTCTGATCATATCAAAGGATTAGGTGCTTTATCTAGAAAATATAAACTTCCTATCTATGCAAATCAGAAAACTTGGGATGCGTTAAATAAATCTGTTGGAAAAATAGAGGATGACTTTAGAAAAGTGATACAAACACAAAATCAGATTGACTTTGGCTCCTTAAAGGTAGATTCATACTCTATATCACATGATGCAGCAGAACCTGTAGGTTATTGCTTTAGTGAAGATGAGCAAAAATTAAGCCTAGTTACAGATATCGGATATATGAGTCAGAATGTGAAAGATAAAGTAGTAGATTCTGATGTCATTATTATTGAATCAAACCATGATATTGAGATGTTAAGAATGGGAAGATATCCTTGGAATATAAAAAGAAGGATCCTAGGGGATTTAGGACACCTCTCCAACGAAGCCGCAGGAGAGGCATTATGTGAAATCATTTCTATGAAAACAAAACGAGTTTATTTAGCTCACTTAAGCAGAGACCATAATTTAATGGATTTAGCTAGGCTAACTGTGGAAAACGTATTAAATGAAAATGAGATAAGCTTAAAGGAGCATAAAATCAAATTAAAAGATACATATTTTGATAGAGCTACCGAATGGGATGATTTGAGTATAAGTTAG
- the yycI gene encoding two-component system regulatory protein YycI → MEWGRAKSILIFTFLLLNLLLGYQLWINNINLLNPFFGGNEIVQETRKLLEEKGIVFEEEIPVDTLSLKQITIDFEDKYELDEVKLTQPIEMNQFNIKETSKEISQEIINFDQYQVDEILSDENHKVFNQLYENLPLFDVQLTLYGTEDQLTHYNQKAAIVTPDKIQEEQEVLAAPLIINLLVENYLKRGEVIEDIQLGYQGFEINPQVLFPKWRIAMGSGDIYYVHAFTGKVEVVQSQ, encoded by the coding sequence ATGGAATGGGGACGAGCTAAATCTATCTTAATTTTTACATTTTTATTGTTAAATCTATTGTTAGGATATCAATTATGGATCAATAATATTAACTTGTTAAACCCATTCTTTGGAGGAAACGAAATTGTTCAGGAAACAAGGAAACTTTTAGAAGAGAAAGGAATTGTGTTTGAAGAGGAAATACCTGTAGATACATTAAGCTTAAAACAAATCACAATCGATTTTGAAGATAAATATGAACTTGATGAGGTGAAACTAACCCAGCCGATTGAAATGAATCAGTTCAATATTAAAGAAACTTCCAAAGAGATTTCCCAGGAAATTATAAACTTTGATCAATATCAGGTTGATGAAATATTAAGTGATGAGAATCACAAAGTTTTTAATCAATTATATGAAAACTTGCCGTTATTTGATGTACAATTAACTTTATACGGGACGGAAGACCAGCTAACCCACTATAATCAGAAAGCTGCAATTGTCACACCAGATAAGATTCAAGAAGAGCAGGAAGTATTAGCAGCCCCTTTAATTATTAATCTTTTGGTAGAGAACTATCTGAAACGGGGAGAAGTTATAGAGGATATTCAGCTAGGATATCAAGGTTTTGAAATTAACCCGCAGGTATTATTTCCGAAATGGAGAATTGCCATGGGTAGTGGGGATATTTATTATGTACATGCTTTTACAGGAAAAGTTGAGGTTGTTCAATCACAATAA
- a CDS encoding YycH family regulatory protein: MEKIKSLILTLLVFFSLFQSYLLVYSKPDFNPVNQDEYIDTRLNGSQENVVNMIFPKHMVLHFGDDKHTMVYPNFKFYNDIYEKITQRTFESFRPVTISPVEKVKMREYQGLELEFMDGIPVQWLENTMQVNSESINRNVSVNKIWIYVTENQEIRTLFFDDSTLKVYEATKVDLKVEDIQEYVGYGEFQPTYHTNNGIYYLPDEPLQMVRLTVGYSHFQKDQLVASLFVDPNMSRTVVDSEGREIISDGAIGLELNENQNWMSYYDPETPVESSSDLMDDLLTSIKFVNQHGGWSRTHLISTISDENEEQFFKFQQYVKPAPNVQALPILPSERLKLGYVDITMQKGVVTDYERSLINLSNVNVQKSAYQLLGGEVLEQLIRKYEQDFNIINIFPAYYPIVKEEYIDLIPYWAYELSDGTFGFLIQ, encoded by the coding sequence ATGGAAAAAATAAAATCGCTCATACTTACTTTATTGGTTTTTTTCAGTTTGTTTCAAAGTTATTTATTAGTATATAGTAAGCCTGATTTTAACCCAGTGAATCAAGATGAGTATATCGATACAAGATTAAATGGTTCACAGGAAAATGTAGTGAATATGATTTTCCCTAAACACATGGTATTACATTTTGGTGATGACAAACACACGATGGTATATCCAAACTTCAAGTTTTATAACGATATTTATGAAAAAATAACGCAAAGAACTTTTGAAAGCTTCAGACCTGTTACCATTTCACCAGTTGAAAAAGTGAAAATGAGAGAATATCAGGGGCTTGAATTAGAATTTATGGATGGTATTCCTGTGCAATGGTTGGAAAATACGATGCAGGTTAACTCTGAGAGTATTAATCGGAATGTTAGCGTAAATAAAATATGGATTTATGTGACTGAAAATCAAGAAATAAGAACTTTATTTTTTGATGACTCTACACTAAAAGTTTATGAAGCAACTAAGGTAGACCTGAAAGTTGAGGACATTCAGGAATATGTTGGTTACGGTGAGTTCCAGCCAACTTATCACACGAATAACGGAATATATTATCTACCTGATGAACCGTTGCAAATGGTTAGATTAACTGTAGGTTACAGCCATTTTCAAAAAGATCAGTTAGTTGCAAGTCTATTTGTAGATCCAAATATGAGTCGAACAGTAGTTGATAGTGAAGGACGAGAAATCATATCGGATGGAGCGATAGGTCTAGAGCTGAATGAAAATCAAAATTGGATGAGTTATTATGATCCTGAAACACCAGTAGAAAGCTCATCTGATTTGATGGATGACTTATTAACCTCTATAAAATTTGTAAATCAACATGGAGGTTGGAGTAGAACCCATTTAATTAGTACAATTTCTGATGAAAATGAAGAACAATTTTTCAAGTTTCAACAATATGTAAAACCAGCACCCAATGTTCAAGCTCTACCTATACTTCCTTCTGAGAGACTCAAACTAGGTTACGTAGATATAACGATGCAAAAAGGGGTAGTCACTGATTATGAACGTTCATTAATCAATTTGAGCAACGTTAACGTACAAAAATCTGCGTATCAATTACTAGGTGGAGAGGTGTTGGAGCAACTAATTCGTAAATACGAACAAGATTTTAACATCATTAATATTTTTCCAGCATATTATCCTATTGTTAAAGAGGAATATATTGATTTAATTCCATACTGGGCCTATGAATTATCAGATGGAACATTTGGTTTTCTTATACAATGA
- the walK gene encoding cell wall metabolism sensor histidine kinase WalK, producing the protein MKGTRFFQTIQVKLIIIYVLLILIAMQLIGIYFIRTMENSFINNFTDSLNNQVELLSNFVQNYLEPSNDDTGLNEEDLHSFVENLSTLSGSQIQVISADAIVMSSSNQPDKVGQKITQPAEIIRSINGIQVPLWDVKDSSNIRKKAIAKPVKNDDNKVIGAIYIVASTEELFKTINNIKQIFIAGTIIALVLTIMLSIVLSNTITHPIKMITKKAKALAEGKYNQEVVIRSSDEIGQLGYAFNHMVQRLKDALYSNEEEKNKIASILLNMSDGVIATDDKGKVIVINLRAEQMLDIHEEDVIGREIAEILGTSKEEIGRYVLGEQNSVLIELPRQDEAESLQVKVTFTPIQRRGRGVTGTIIVLQDVTEQEKLNQSRREFVANVSHELRTPLTTIKSYLEALEDGALNEANLAKRFVGVTRNEADRMIRLVSDLLHLSRYDSNQMVVMKKETEIKQMLEDVVDRFSFQLKQRNIKLILSMDQSIHTIMIDPDKLDQVLDNLISNAIKYTADEGEIEINCRRKGQDWIEISVQDNGLGIPKKDIHRIFERFYRVDKARSRNMGGTGLGLSIAKEIINAHGGEITLESELHKGTKVTFIIPTFHLEGEQQ; encoded by the coding sequence ATGAAAGGAACACGTTTCTTTCAAACGATACAAGTTAAATTAATTATTATTTATGTATTGCTCATTTTAATTGCGATGCAATTAATTGGAATTTATTTTATTCGTACGATGGAAAATTCATTCATCAATAATTTCACTGATTCATTAAATAATCAGGTTGAATTGTTATCTAATTTTGTTCAAAATTATTTAGAACCAAGTAATGATGACACAGGGTTAAATGAAGAAGACCTTCATTCTTTCGTTGAAAATCTGAGCACACTTAGTGGATCACAGATCCAAGTTATTAGTGCGGATGCCATCGTAATGAGCTCTTCAAACCAACCGGATAAAGTAGGTCAAAAAATTACTCAGCCTGCCGAAATCATTCGTTCCATAAATGGGATCCAAGTGCCATTATGGGATGTAAAAGATAGTAGTAACATTCGAAAAAAAGCAATCGCTAAACCTGTTAAAAATGATGATAATAAAGTTATTGGTGCGATTTACATCGTGGCCTCAACTGAGGAGTTATTCAAAACGATTAATAATATTAAACAAATTTTTATAGCAGGAACAATTATTGCCCTTGTACTTACGATCATGTTAAGTATTGTATTATCCAACACGATTACACACCCTATTAAAATGATCACTAAAAAAGCCAAAGCATTAGCAGAAGGAAAGTATAATCAAGAGGTTGTTATTCGAAGCAGTGATGAAATTGGACAACTAGGTTACGCTTTTAATCATATGGTACAACGTCTAAAAGATGCTCTTTACTCAAATGAAGAGGAAAAAAATAAAATTGCATCGATATTGTTAAATATGAGTGATGGTGTCATTGCCACAGATGATAAGGGTAAAGTGATTGTCATTAATTTACGTGCAGAACAAATGTTGGATATTCATGAAGAGGATGTCATAGGGAGAGAAATAGCAGAGATTCTAGGTACTTCTAAAGAAGAAATTGGACGTTACGTTTTAGGAGAACAAAATTCTGTCCTGATAGAATTGCCACGTCAAGATGAAGCAGAGTCTTTGCAAGTTAAGGTTACTTTTACTCCTATTCAGCGTAGAGGAAGAGGGGTAACAGGAACCATTATTGTTTTACAGGATGTCACTGAGCAAGAAAAACTCAATCAATCTAGAAGAGAGTTTGTAGCCAATGTTTCTCATGAATTGAGAACACCTCTTACAACGATAAAAAGTTATTTAGAGGCTTTAGAGGACGGGGCTTTGAATGAGGCTAATCTCGCAAAACGTTTTGTAGGTGTGACCCGTAATGAAGCAGACCGTATGATAAGACTTGTAAGTGATTTGCTTCATCTATCTAGATATGACTCAAATCAAATGGTTGTGATGAAAAAAGAAACAGAAATCAAACAAATGTTGGAGGATGTTGTTGATCGATTTTCCTTTCAATTAAAACAGCGTAATATAAAATTAATTCTTTCAATGGATCAATCTATACATACCATCATGATCGATCCAGATAAATTAGATCAGGTATTAGACAATTTAATATCAAATGCCATTAAATATACAGCTGATGAAGGGGAAATTGAAATTAACTGTAGAAGAAAAGGGCAGGATTGGATTGAGATTTCTGTCCAGGATAATGGACTAGGAATACCTAAGAAAGATATTCATCGTATTTTTGAACGGTTTTATAGGGTGGACAAAGCCAGATCACGTAATATGGGCGGGACTGGGTTAGGTCTTTCTATTGCAAAAGAAATTATTAACGCACATGGTGGAGAAATCACGTTAGAATCTGAGCTTCATAAAGGAACAAAAGTGACTTTTATTATACCGACTTTTCATCTGGAAGGTGAGCAGCAATGA
- the yycF gene encoding response regulator YycF: MFGKILVVDDEQPIADILKFNLEKEGYQVVCAFDGNTAVKMAYEEKPDLVLLDLMLPEKDGMDVCREIRMKLNTPIIMLTAKDTELDKVLGLEMGADDYVTKPFSTREILARVKAHLRRQSKVLDQENNQNLGLKINDLFIDTEMYVVYKGTTALDLTHREFELIHYLAKNKGKVMTREHLLQAVWGYDYLGEVRTVDVTIRRLREKIEDDPSKPEYIITRRGLGYIMLNPQTGGS; the protein is encoded by the coding sequence ATGTTTGGGAAAATATTAGTTGTAGATGATGAACAGCCTATTGCAGATATTTTAAAATTCAATTTAGAAAAAGAAGGATACCAGGTTGTGTGTGCATTTGATGGAAATACAGCAGTCAAAATGGCATATGAAGAAAAACCGGATCTTGTATTGTTAGATTTGATGCTGCCTGAAAAAGATGGCATGGATGTATGTCGGGAAATTAGAATGAAACTGAACACACCCATCATCATGCTTACAGCTAAGGATACGGAGTTAGACAAAGTACTTGGATTAGAAATGGGAGCAGATGATTATGTAACTAAACCTTTTAGCACAAGGGAGATTTTAGCTAGGGTAAAGGCACATTTACGTAGACAATCTAAAGTTTTGGATCAAGAAAACAATCAAAATCTAGGGTTGAAAATTAATGATCTGTTTATAGATACAGAGATGTATGTTGTATATAAGGGTACTACCGCTTTGGATTTAACACATCGAGAATTTGAGCTGATTCATTATTTGGCAAAAAATAAAGGGAAAGTGATGACAAGAGAACATTTATTGCAAGCGGTGTGGGGATATGATTATTTAGGAGAAGTTCGAACAGTAGACGTCACCATACGTAGACTAAGAGAGAAAATAGAAGATGACCCCAGTAAACCAGAGTATATTATTACTAGAAGAGGTTTAGGCTATATAATGCTCAATCCCCAAACAGGAGGTTCCTGA
- a CDS encoding M23 family metallopeptidase: MKLKLGQKERKTRPGLARKSNHKIQDVVSIAKNEVSNLHFWLIAIVIAALFISISIASIYFYIHKNTNQIYHVYFGEEKVGTVSDQQAINDLIADRQETLNNQNPDFEVQLNSDQIRFDSETGYKLVSNDKKALAQVSRRLESHVVGVELLVDGEFIAVVKDEETAGQILEQIKSKYTTEESVEKVENEVAVLSTKESDEQMEESTLKEVNFVEEVELNAVDTQPGDIKNPEDVLTSLQTGNVVKVKYTVVEGDCISCIATKLDIPSYVIYENNSLSEDSILNIGDELDVTVLKPTLSVETIEEVVEEQDIQFARDIKVDPTLKKGRSEVITKGQMGKKEIVFKVNKLDGREISREIIKDTTLIEPVTEVVKQGSKIVPGAGTGNFRWPLVSPSITSYYGYRWGSLHAALDMVSGNKKILAADTGTVVSAGWNGSYGNAIVIDHNNGYRTLYGHLSSIHVSAGMNVERGEQIGVMGSTGNSTGPHLHFEIIKNGAQQNPLVYLN; this comes from the coding sequence ATGAAGTTAAAATTGGGGCAAAAAGAGAGAAAGACACGCCCAGGATTAGCCAGAAAGTCGAATCATAAAATTCAAGATGTTGTATCCATCGCAAAAAATGAAGTTAGTAATTTGCATTTCTGGCTCATAGCAATCGTTATAGCGGCACTTTTTATATCTATTAGTATAGCATCTATATATTTTTATATACATAAAAATACAAATCAAATCTACCATGTCTATTTCGGGGAAGAAAAAGTTGGAACTGTATCGGATCAGCAGGCTATAAATGATTTAATAGCTGACAGACAGGAAACACTAAATAATCAAAACCCGGATTTTGAAGTGCAATTAAACTCAGATCAAATTCGTTTTGATAGCGAAACAGGATATAAGCTAGTAAGTAATGACAAAAAAGCACTTGCGCAAGTTTCAAGAAGATTAGAGTCTCATGTTGTAGGTGTTGAGTTATTAGTAGATGGTGAATTCATCGCAGTTGTTAAGGATGAAGAAACAGCAGGACAAATTTTAGAACAGATTAAAAGTAAATATACTACAGAAGAGTCAGTAGAAAAAGTGGAAAATGAGGTTGCTGTTTTATCTACAAAAGAATCAGATGAGCAAATGGAAGAATCTACTTTAAAAGAAGTTAACTTTGTTGAAGAGGTTGAACTTAATGCGGTTGATACCCAACCAGGAGACATTAAAAATCCAGAAGATGTGCTGACTTCATTGCAAACCGGTAATGTTGTGAAGGTGAAATACACTGTAGTTGAAGGAGATTGTATATCTTGTATCGCTACGAAGTTGGATATACCTTCCTACGTGATTTATGAAAATAACAGCCTAAGTGAAGATAGTATATTAAATATCGGTGATGAGCTGGATGTAACGGTATTAAAACCAACACTTTCTGTGGAAACAATTGAGGAAGTTGTTGAGGAACAAGACATACAATTCGCAAGAGATATTAAAGTTGATCCCACATTAAAAAAAGGGAGAAGCGAAGTGATTACTAAAGGACAAATGGGTAAAAAAGAAATCGTTTTTAAAGTTAATAAATTAGATGGTAGAGAAATTAGTAGAGAGATAATAAAAGATACTACATTAATTGAACCAGTTACGGAAGTTGTTAAACAAGGAAGTAAAATTGTTCCTGGTGCAGGTACTGGAAACTTTAGATGGCCGCTAGTTAGTCCTTCTATCACTAGTTACTATGGATATAGATGGGGTAGTTTGCATGCCGCATTAGACATGGTATCAGGAAATAAAAAGATTCTAGCAGCAGATACAGGTACAGTCGTTTCTGCAGGATGGAATGGTTCTTACGGGAATGCCATTGTGATTGACCACAATAATGGATATAGAACACTTTACGGACATCTAAGCTCAATACATGTGTCCGCAGGGATGAACGTTGAAAGAGGAGAACAAATTGGTGTGATGGGAAGCACTGGAAACTCTACAGGACCTCACTTACATTTTGAAATTATAAAAAATGGAGCTCAGCAGAACCCGTTAGTGTATTTAAATTAA
- a CDS encoding adenylosuccinate synthase — MSTVVVVGTQWGDEGKGKITDYLAESAEVVSRYQGGNNAGHTIIINGEKYKLHLIPSGIFYDDKVCVIGNGMVIHPEALIEEINYIHENGFKTNNLKISDRAHVIMPYHILLDKLEEKRKGDNKIGTTGKGIGPCYMDKAARNGIRISDLMDEQLFEEKLRRMVAEKNQVIESVFGEQPLDVETILTQYKGYADTIRSYVTDTSVVLNDLIDESKKVLFEGAQGVMLDIDQGTYPFVTSSNPSAGGVCIGSGVGPTKINQVIGVAKAYTTRVGDGPFPTELNNEIGDFIRETGKEYGTTTGRARRVGWFDSVVVRHAKRVSGITGLSLNSIDVLTGLETLKICTGYKYKGEIIKHYPANLNMLADCVAVYEELPGWDEDITGAKKLDDLPKQARDYLARIETLTGIPIAIFSVGPNREQTNQIKSIYVS, encoded by the coding sequence ATGTCTACTGTAGTTGTTGTTGGAACGCAATGGGGAGATGAAGGAAAAGGTAAAATTACAGACTATTTAGCTGAAAGTGCAGAGGTTGTTTCCAGGTATCAAGGTGGGAATAATGCTGGACATACTATTATTATTAATGGTGAAAAATACAAACTTCACCTAATACCTTCAGGCATTTTTTATGATGATAAAGTATGTGTTATTGGAAATGGAATGGTGATTCATCCTGAAGCTTTAATTGAAGAAATTAACTATATACACGAAAATGGATTTAAGACAAATAATTTAAAAATTAGTGATCGTGCCCATGTCATTATGCCTTATCACATCCTTTTGGATAAACTGGAAGAGAAACGTAAAGGTGATAATAAAATTGGTACAACGGGTAAAGGAATAGGTCCATGTTATATGGATAAAGCAGCACGAAACGGGATTCGTATTTCTGATTTAATGGACGAACAGTTATTTGAAGAAAAACTAAGAAGAATGGTAGCTGAGAAAAATCAAGTCATTGAGAGTGTATTTGGAGAGCAGCCTTTGGACGTTGAAACGATTTTAACTCAATATAAAGGGTATGCAGATACAATCCGTTCTTATGTTACAGATACTTCGGTTGTATTAAATGATTTGATCGATGAGAGTAAAAAAGTACTATTTGAAGGGGCACAAGGGGTCATGTTAGATATTGACCAAGGTACTTATCCATTTGTAACCTCCTCAAATCCAAGTGCTGGTGGAGTATGTATTGGTTCAGGGGTTGGACCTACTAAAATTAATCAAGTCATTGGGGTAGCAAAAGCTTATACAACTAGAGTTGGGGACGGACCATTTCCAACCGAGTTAAACAATGAAATTGGAGATTTTATTCGTGAAACTGGAAAAGAGTATGGAACTACAACTGGTAGAGCTCGAAGAGTAGGGTGGTTTGACAGTGTTGTTGTTCGCCATGCAAAAAGGGTAAGTGGAATTACGGGCTTATCTCTTAACTCCATCGATGTATTAACAGGTTTAGAAACATTAAAAATATGTACGGGATACAAGTATAAAGGTGAAATTATAAAACATTATCCAGCCAATTTAAACATGTTAGCGGATTGTGTTGCTGTATATGAAGAACTTCCAGGCTGGGATGAAGATATAACTGGTGCAAAAAAATTGGATGATCTGCCAAAACAAGCTAGAGATTACCTTGCTAGAATAGAAACTTTAACAGGTATTCCAATTGCGATCTTCTCAGTTGGACCAAATCGTGAACAAACGAATCAAATTAAATCTATTTATGTATCATAA
- the dnaB gene encoding replicative DNA helicase, giving the protein MSGETFFDRIPPQNIEAEQAVLGAILLDSEALITALEIIKEDDFYKTSHQRIFEIIISLGEDQEPIDLVTVTARLQDKQWLDGVGGVSYLSELANAVPTSANIDYYAKIIEEKSILRKLIRTATQIVSNGYTSSEDISNLLGEAEQKILEISNRRQNNGFVAIKDVLMDVFEQVEFLYNHKGGISGVPSGFTDLDKMTTGFKPNDLIIVAARPSVGKTAFALNIAQNVGVRAKETVAIFSLEMSASQLVQRIICAESNVDAGRLRTGALEEDDWEKMTMAIGALSEANIFIDDSPGITVSEIRSKCRKLKQEHGLGIILIDYLQLIHGRGNGDNRQQEVSEISRNLKALARELEVPVIALSQLSRGVEQRQDKRPMMSDLRESGSIEQDADIVAFLYRDDYYDKESEKKNIIEIIIAKQRNGPVGTVELVFMKNYNKFVNLDRSHEVPDAIAQ; this is encoded by the coding sequence ATGAGTGGTGAGACATTTTTTGATCGTATACCTCCGCAAAATATTGAAGCAGAGCAGGCAGTATTAGGAGCGATTTTATTAGATAGTGAAGCATTAATTACTGCTTTAGAAATCATTAAAGAAGATGATTTTTATAAAACCTCTCATCAACGAATTTTTGAAATCATTATTTCTTTAGGAGAGGATCAAGAACCCATAGATTTAGTTACCGTTACTGCTAGATTACAAGATAAGCAGTGGCTAGATGGTGTGGGTGGAGTAAGTTATTTATCAGAACTTGCAAATGCTGTACCAACCTCAGCGAATATTGATTATTATGCTAAAATAATTGAAGAAAAGTCGATTCTAAGGAAGTTAATTAGAACTGCAACACAAATCGTTAGTAATGGATATACAAGTTCTGAAGATATCAGTAATTTATTAGGTGAAGCAGAGCAGAAAATATTAGAAATCTCCAATCGGAGACAAAATAATGGATTCGTAGCTATCAAAGATGTGTTGATGGACGTTTTTGAACAAGTTGAATTTTTATATAATCATAAGGGAGGTATTTCAGGGGTACCCTCTGGATTTACAGATCTAGATAAAATGACAACTGGGTTTAAACCGAATGATTTGATTATCGTAGCGGCAAGACCTTCTGTGGGAAAAACAGCATTTGCTTTAAACATTGCACAGAATGTCGGAGTAAGGGCAAAAGAAACAGTAGCCATATTTAGTCTTGAGATGTCAGCAAGTCAATTAGTTCAACGTATTATTTGTGCTGAATCCAATGTAGATGCTGGTCGACTAAGGACAGGTGCACTTGAAGAAGATGATTGGGAGAAAATGACGATGGCGATTGGCGCTCTTTCTGAAGCAAACATTTTTATTGATGATTCTCCTGGTATAACGGTTTCTGAAATACGCTCCAAATGCCGTAAATTAAAACAAGAACATGGATTAGGTATTATTCTCATTGATTATTTACAATTGATTCATGGAAGAGGTAATGGAGACAACAGACAACAAGAGGTTTCAGAGATATCCAGAAATTTAAAAGCATTAGCTAGAGAATTAGAAGTTCCTGTCATCGCATTATCACAGTTAAGTCGTGGAGTTGAACAAAGACAGGATAAAAGACCGATGATGTCGGATTTACGTGAATCTGGGTCTATTGAGCAGGATGCGGATATCGTTGCCTTTTTATATAGAGATGATTATTATGACAAAGAATCAGAAAAGAAAAATATTATTGAAATTATCATTGCTAAACAACGTAACGGACCTGTTGGTACTGTAGAGCTTGTATTCATGAAAAATTATAATAAATTTGTTAATTTAGATCGATCACATGAAGTACCAGATGCAATAGCCCAGTAA
- the rplI gene encoding 50S ribosomal protein L9, giving the protein MKVIFLQDVKGQGKKGEVKNVSEGYARNFLIPRGLVSLATGSNVKQLEQKKKSEQKKKDQLKLDAELLAKKIESTTIEMKTKAGEGGRLFGSITNKQIAEELKKQKIVVDKRKIELDSPIRTLGVTKVSIKIHPEVTAVAKVQVTEE; this is encoded by the coding sequence ATGAAAGTAATCTTTTTACAAGATGTCAAAGGACAAGGCAAAAAGGGTGAAGTTAAAAACGTATCTGAAGGTTATGCTAGAAACTTTTTAATTCCAAGAGGGTTAGTAAGTTTAGCTACAGGCTCTAACGTAAAACAGCTTGAGCAAAAGAAAAAATCAGAGCAAAAAAAGAAAGATCAACTAAAACTGGATGCAGAGCTTCTTGCTAAAAAAATTGAGTCTACTACGATAGAGATGAAAACAAAAGCAGGTGAAGGTGGGCGTTTATTTGGCTCTATTACAAATAAACAAATAGCAGAAGAATTAAAAAAACAGAAAATAGTTGTTGATAAACGAAAGATTGAATTAGATTCTCCTATTCGTACGTTAGGTGTAACAAAAGTGTCGATTAAAATACATCCAGAAGTAACAGCAGTCGCTAAAGTACAAGTGACAGAAGAATAA